Part of the Gramella sp. Hel_I_59 genome, TCTTCTATCTGGTAAAGCAGCATGGCAATTCTTTCAATTCCCATCCCAAAAGCAAATCCTGAATATTCCTGTGGATCTATATTACAATTTCTTAGAACGTTCGGGTCTACCATTCCGCAGCCCATGATTTCAAGCCAACCCGTTCCTTTGGTAATTCGGTAATCGGTTTCAGTTTCGAGACCCCAGTATACATCCACTTCAGCACTTGGCTCGGTAAACGGGAAATAAGAAGGTCTAAGGCGTATTTTTGATTTTCCGAAGAGTTGCTCCGTAAAATACAGGATCGTTTGTTTCATATCGGCAAAAGAAACGTCCTTATCGATATACAATCCTTCTACCTGATGAAATATACAATGTGATCTTGCCGAAATTGCTTCATTTCTGAAAACTCTACCCGGAGAGATCGTTCTAATTGGTGGTTTATTCTCCTCCATGTAACGAACCTGAACTGAAGAGGTATGTGTTCTCAACAGAATATCAGGATCTGTCTGAATAAAAAACGTATCCTGCATGTCTCTTGCCGGGTGATATTCCGGAAGGTTTAGTGCCGTAAAGTTATGCCAGTCATCTTCCATCTCCGGTCCTTCAGAAACATTGAAACCAATATTGCTAAAGATCTCGGTGATCTGGTTCTTAACAATAGAAATTGGATGTCTGGAACCTATTTCAACCGGTTCTCCCGGTCTGCTAAGGTCACCATATACGCCTTTTTCTTCCTGACTGTTCTCAAGACTTTCCTTTAAAGAATTTACGCGCTGGGTTGCAGAATTCTTAAGCTGATTGATCACCTGGCCAAACTCCTTCTTCTGTTCATTTGGAACATTCTTGAACTCAGCAAAATAGTCGTTCAGAATCCCTTTTTTACCAAGGTATTTGATTCGGAAAGTTTCTATTTCTTCATTCGTAGCAGCATTAAAGCTTTCAACTTCAGCAATATGCTCTTTAATCTTATCAATCATTGGTTTAGTCTTTTCAGAAGCGCAAATTTAGTAAAATTAATACCGAAAATCGTGCGCTTTAAATGCTTATTCTGAAGTGGCCACTTCCGAAGAAAGAGACTTCACGAGCAACCGGTCCCGGTAAATAAAGGTCATCAAGAAAAATACGGAAAGTGCCCCAAAGCTGTGCCATAGCCAGTGTGTTCCCATAGGAATTACATACACAAATCCATCCAGTACCCTGAAGCTGATGGCAAATCCAAAACTGAGAAATGCCAGTAAAATATATACCCAGTTTGCTGATCGTGTGGTAAGGAAATAGGTGATCACAGGCAGTAAAAGTCCTAGCGCTGTTCCCACGTAGCCTACAGAGGTTTGTACACTATCATCCCATGGGAGCATACGCACACCAAACACCAGAATTAAAATTAGAACGATTAGCCAGATCCTATTCCGGTTAGTAATTTCCAGTTTTATGGTATAATAAACTGAAACTGCTAGGCATAAAAATATAATAGGAAGCCAGTCCAGGTACATCCAGAAGTCATGACTTCGGGTTGCATGATAGACGGTACCTCCAACAAATCCCATAAAAAGAACTGGAAGGCTCCACGCTAAAAATCTATGATTGCGATAGTCGCTATAGACCTTCAGCGAAAAGTAAATTATAATGAGTAGAAAGAAAATATTGCTGAAAGTATTGAATGGCTCCACAGGTAATCTTCCAGCCATTGTTTCCTGGTAGATAGGACCACTATCATTTGGAAACGAATCAAAACTTAGCAGAAGGTTCATTTATGAAATATACTTTTTTTCCATAAAATAATTCACGATCGCTTCCTTCATTAAAACCGACTGCTCCCCGGCTTTTAAACTTGGTAACTCCTCCTTCACCTTAAAATGTGGCCAGCTGTCTTCATCAAAATAATCGAATTCGTAATAGCCATAAGGCTCCAGTAAAGTACAGATTGCAATATGCATCAAATCGAGTTTATGATCCTTCTTAAATTTACGGTGAACCTGACCCAATTCCTGTACCCCGATTAAGTATATAATAGCATCCAGCTCCAATATATCTCCATCTGCAAATTGATTGGATAATTTGGTTTGTAATTCCTGCCAGCGCTCCTTTAATTGTTCATCTCTTGCCATACTGCAAAGATATCATCTAAGATTTTATAATTATTATATTTGACACATGAATACAGTGGATATTGTCCTGGGGATTTTCCTGCTTTACGGATTGGTACGTGGTTTTTTCAGAGGATTTTTAACTGAGCTTGCATCGTTGTTAGGACTTGTAGCCGGTATATACGGTGCCATTCACTTTTCCTATTACGCCGGCGAATTTCTTTCGCAACATGTAGATTGGGATATCGAAATCATAAATCTCGCGAGCCTGGCCATCACTTTTTTAATTATCATTTTCGTGGTCTCCTTAATTGGGAAAATGCTTACCAAAGTGGCAGACTTTGCAGCGCTTGGAATCGTAAACAAATTGTTGGGAGCAATATTTGGATTAATGAAATCTGCTTTTGTTGCCAGTGTGATCATCATGTTCTTTATGACCAGCAATAAAACACTTGAATTCGTAGAAACTGAAACACTTGAGGAATCTGTACTTTATGAACCGGTAGCTGTAATTGCCCCTATCATATTACCATCGATCATAAAACAGGTAAAGGAAAAAGACCTTTGGGACTTTGAGGCGGAAGCTGAATAAAAAAATCCGGAACCACATTGAAGCGATCCCGGATCTTTATTATTTCCTTTACTAATTTCTTATAGCAAGCTTACTTTTCCATTAGAGATAGAATATACTCCTCCAACGATTTTGATTTCACCATTATCTTCCATTTCCTTAAGAATCGGACTTTTCTCTCTGATCCTGTCCATGGTAAGTTTCACGTTATTTTCAACCACACCAGCAACAAAATCAGAATTGCTGGAATTTCTTTCGCCACTAGTTTCAGTTGCTTTTACGGCAGGTTTAATATTGCTTAGTAAGTGAGTGATGTTACCTAGTTCAACATCATCACAGGCAGCTTTAACTGCGCCGCAAGCTTCATGTCCCAATACCATCACTAGTTTACTTCCTGCAACTTTACAGGAGTATTCCAGACTTCCAAGAATATCCGTATTTTCAAAGTTTCCTGCTACTCTTGCAGAGAAGATATCTCCAACTCCTTGGTCGAAAATAGTTTCTAAAGGCACTCGTGAATCGATACAGCCAAGAACAACCGCCTGTGGCCATTGTCCTCCTTTTGTCTGCTCAACCTGGGAAGCGTAGTCTCTCTCGTGCATTTTAGCACTGGAAAATCGTTCGTTTCCTTCCATTAGATCCTTCAGCACTGCATCAGGGCTTAATTTCGTTTGCTTGTCTTTATTGATTATATCTTTAATCATAATTTGTTTTTATTAGAATTTGGTTAATACTGATCTACTAAATTAGCTGATCTTCTTCTGTGCGAAAAATTCCTGGTAACTATCCGGATTCTCAATAGTTCCTCTTTCTGAAATAATCTTGATATCTATATTCTTTTCCGCAGCTTTTACTCTGAAATCGTCAAGAATCTCTATAATATCATTATCCAGATACCTGCTTTTTCGCACATCCATGATAAGATAAGAATTCTCTTTTAATTTATTCAATTCCTTAATGATCGCTCCTTTATTGATAAATGTAACCTCTTCAGCAAGGGTCATTTTCACCGTCTTGTTTTCATCCGTTTCATTTTCAATATGAAGGAAGTAAGAGTTCTGGTAAGATTTGATAAGAATTACAACGATTCCAACGGCAAGTCCCAGACCAATTCCAATTAGAAGATCACCAAATACGATACCCACGATGGTTACAATAAATGGTACGAATTGCTTCCAGCCTTTCAAATACATTTCCTTAAATAAGGCTGGTTTCGCCAGTTTATATCCTACAAGAAATAGAATAGCTGCCAGTACTGAAAGTGGAATATAATTAAGAATATTAGGAATTACTACAACAGAGATCAACAGTAAAAAACCATGCAGAATTGCTGCCATTTTGGTTTGACCTCCAGACTGGATGTTCGCAGAACTTCTTACGATCACCTGTGTAATTGGCAATCCACCAATCATACCTGAAAGCATGTTTCCTGTCCCCTGTGCGAAAAGTTCACGGTTAGTAGGAGTGGTTCTTTTGTGCGGATCCAGTTTATCTGTTGCTTCCACACATAATAAGGTTTCCAGACTGGCTACCAACGCGATCGTAAAACCGGTGATCCAGATCTGTAAAGTTCCTATCATTTCGAAAGAAGGTACAGTAAACTGACCAATAAAGGAATCAAAACTATCTGGTACCGGAACATTTACAAGGTGCTCCTGAGAAATTCCGAATGTCTCATTTCCCTTGGTAACCAGGAAGAATATAATCCCAGTTCCCACTGCAACTAATGGTCCCTGTACAAGTTTAAAGAACTTACCCTTATCGCTTAATACAGTTTCCCAAAGTACAAGAATGATCATCGCAATGATAGCGATCAAAGTTGCTCCCGGGCTAATGCCATTCGCCATATTGAAAATTTCTGAGAACGTATTCTCTCCATCTACCTGGAAAAATGCCCAGTCGCCTTGAGGATCATCATCGTAGCCAAAAAAGTGAGGGATCTGCTTCAGGATAATGATAATTCCAATACCTGTAAGCATTCCTTTAATTACCGAGTTTGGGAAATAATACCCAATAATACCTGCTTTTAAAAGTCCGAATCCAATCTGGATCGCACCACCAATCACTACAGCCAGTAATAAGTTCTCATAACCAATATTAGTAATTGCTGCAAGAACAATGGCTGCAAGTCCTGCTGCCGGACCACTAACTCCAAGGCTTGAACCACTAATGGCTCCAACCACGATACCACCAATGATACCGGCAATTAAACCAGAGAACAATGGTGCACCACTGGCAAGGGCAATACCAAGACACAAAGGAATGGCAACAAAAAACACGACAATACTCGCCGGAAAATCTTTATTTAAATGCTTAAACATATATAATATATTATGTCAGGAGAAACTCCTGTAATCTTAAAATTGAAAAATAAATGGGTTCACGAATTTATCGTGAATATAGATGTGGGAGTATTATGCCAGTTTCGGTGGTGGAGAGGTAATTGAAAGAAAGACCTTGTACCTGCTTTCTCTGTAGTTATGTCCATCCTGCTTTCTAATTTGAAGATAATGGATGCTTTTGTAATTAGAGTCCATCTCCTCAATAGTGTATTCCAGGCTGATCTGGTTTTTGGAAGTACTTTCTTCTTCGTTCACATTATAGGCAATAGAAATATCAACATTTCTGTCAATCAAAGCAATAATGCTGGGAGTGCACAGAAACGCTGTGAATATAAAAGCCAGAATGAAAGTGATGTTCTTCACGATTGTAAAACTAAGTCAAATTTCAGAACTATATAGAAAACTATAATAATGAATTGTAAAGACTTAATCAAAAATATCTACAACTTCCTGATGTTTTGACTATTAACCCAACCCTGAGCACCGTTGGAAAGTTCAATTTTCGACCATTCTTGAAAATCTTCAAGCACCTTTGCCTTGGTACCTTCATGAAGCTCGTAGCTGGCTTCACCACGTAAATTAGGCTCATCCCGCACCTCTACAACTTCCTGGTATATGATCGCGTACTGGTTGTTTTCAACGTAAGCTTCCTGCTGAAAGGCAAATATTACGGAAATAATACAGGCAATTACACTTAGAGATGCAAAACCCAGGAATAACCGCTTCTGAAGAGAGCTTCGGGAGAAATAATAGAGCAGGAATAAAACCACAAAGATCACTGAAAATACAATGGCAAAGATTGCCCATCCGGAAGCAGTATACTTTGAGATCATGTTCCCAAAAGAAGCGGAAAGTCCCGTTTGTTCGACCTCATCAATATCATCAATCGCCATGTTACGAGCAAACTCGATGTTATTCTGAATATCTTCATCCTTCGGTTGTTGCTGAAGTGCCTTTTCAAAATAATAGATACTCGGCGCGACATTATTTAATTTATAATGTGCATTTCCAAGATTATAATAAACCTCTGCTGAAGCTTCACCGTTTTCTATGATCTTCTCGTAACTAGAGATAGATGCTTCAAATTCTCCATTTTGATAAGCCGCATTGGCTTTATCAAAAAGTTCCTGGTTCTGGGAAAACCCAAGAGCGGAAACAAATAGAAAGATAAGAACGATTACTTTTCTCATGTTATAGTTGTTTATCAAGGGTTGAAATTACTCGTGCTGCTTTTTCGTAGTCCTGCTGCATAGCGTCTGATGATGCCGGTGTATAACGTGCAAATTCACAACTAGATAAAAGCGCTATAAACTCTGTCGTAGTTTGCTCATCGACCTGCTTCTCGCTAAGTATTTGATAAATTCTATCCTTACTCATTTCGCTGGTGGTGATTCCCAGTTTCGCTTTCAGATAATTATGCATCGATCTTTCCAGGGCAAGATAGAATTCCTTCTGATCTCCTAAATTCCTTTTTGCTTCTGAAAGATATTTTCTGGCCAGTTTATCTGCTTTTCTAATTCTATTTCCAGTAACATCTGCGGCTCTTTTATCTCTTTTTCTTCCGAAGAGAATAAATAGTGGAATAGCTGCAAGTGGAAGTATCAAAGCCGTCCAGAAACCAGCGGAACCAAAGAAACCTGAATCATCAAGAGGTTTCAAATTAGTATTCAACTTAATAAACCTAAACTGACTGTCATTGAAAGCAACCGGTTGCTTATTTACTCCAGAATTGCTCGTATTGTTAGATCCTGCTAGAGGTCCGCTATCAACGCTTATAAGCATTTCATCTGAAGTATGCGTGATATAAGTTTCGCTTTTTGGATCAAAATAAGAAAAGGACAATGCCGGAATTGGATATTTCCCTTTTCTGGTTGGTATTATTGTATAGGAATTTGAAATACTTCCCTGCATTCCGTTCAAATTCGTATTCACATTTTCACGACGTTCCGGATCATACATTTCCAGAGATGAAGGAGCGGTTAGTTCTGGAAGGTCAAATAACTTCAAATTTCCGTTTCCTTTTACCTCAACTTTGGCCTGCAGACTTTCGCCCGCATTGAGCTCGTTTTTACTACTACTTACGCTAAAATCAAATTTACCAACAGCTCCGGTAAAATTCTCTGGCGCATTCGTAGGCAAAGCTTTTACATTGATCTTTTTATTATCTGCCGCCACGGTTTTATTGACGGTCTTGTAGATCCTACTTCCAAAGATATCGCGACGTTCGCTAGGAACATCTACCGCCACAGATAATGTAAGTGGCTCAATATTTAATTCACCGGTTTTTTGTGGATAAAGAATCGTTTTCCTTAGGATTACATAACGATAAGGCTCACCGCGGTATTCACCATTTTCGACACGAAGCTGCTTGATGTCCACACTCTGACTCCAGAAATCATTATATTGTGGATTATCAAGTTCCCTCCAGTTGCTTACGCTAATTCGCGGACTCACATACAGCTTATATACCACAGTGATCGCTTCGTTTAAATATGGATTTCCTTTAGAGACTTCTGCCACGAGGTGCAAATTATCCTCGGCGATCAACTCAGTATTATTCCCATCGGTTGGTTTGTCTACGGCCGCAGTGACCTCAACATCTATGGGCGATGTTTTATAAACCTTATCATCGATAACGATCTCAGCCTGTCCCACGGTGAGTGTTCCACGCTTTTTCGGCTGGAGATAAAAACTATAGGTCTTTGAATAAGCCATTTTCCCGTTAAGGATGCTCGTGCTTATTTTTTGATTAGGGCCGCCAACTACGGTAAAATCTGAAAAAGAAGGAGCATTAAAATTATCTCCATCTTCATTCATTTCAAAATCAACCCGAAGCCGTTCATTAATTCCCAGCTTCTCCCTGCTAACCTTGGATTCGAAGCGCACCTGCGCCTGGAGCAAACCTCCGGTGACCATCAAAAAACTTAAAATCAATAATTTTGTTTTCATCATTATCTATATCAACGCAATTTTTAGTCAGAAATTTCAAAAATTCTTACCAGTCCTTTTCAGCTTTAACTTTCACGCCCTTAGCTTTCTGGGCATTAATTTTATCCTGGACTTTCTTTTCTTCATTGTTCATAGCTTCCAGCAAACTTTGGATTTGTTGAGGAGATAGCTGACCCTGTGCCGGTTTTGGCTTCTGCTGCTGCTTTTCATCACCCTGGCCTTTATCCTCTTTTTTCTCGTCGCCTTCCTGCTTTTCCTTATCCTCGTTTTGATCGCCTTCTTTCTTATCCTTTTCGTTCTCTCCCTCGTCCTTAGGCTTTTGATCCTTCTTTTCGTCTTCTCCACCTTCACCATCATTATTCTGATCTTTCTGATCCTGGTTCTGGTCTTCGTTTTCTTTATTATCCTTCTTATCCTGATTCTGATCGTCGTTTTGATCTGGATTTTGCTTTTCCTCTTCCAGTTTTTTCTTCGCTAAGGCTAAATTATACCGGGTTTCATCATCGGTTGGATTATTCCGAAGCGCATTTTTATAAGCATTTACAGCTTCCTGATAATTTTTTTGCTGCATATATGAATTCCCAAGATTGTGAAAGATCTGGTGTTTTTCATCTTTGCTTTCAGCGATTTCTGCAGCTTCTTTTAAGCGCTGTTCTGCATTCAGCGATTTTTCCTTGGCGTGATACAGGTTTCCCATATTATACTTTGCCTTCATATTAGATGGATCCTTCGCAATTGCTTTACGGTAAGAAGCTTCTGCGTTCGCAAATTTATTTTCTGAAAGAGCTTCCTGTGCTTCCACAATATAATCATTGGATTGCTGCTGAAGTTTCTCCTGATCTTTCTGCGCGAGAACTGTCACTATTCCGAAGTGGAACAGTAGAATACTAAGTGTGATTTTAAAACCGGTTTTATGCTGCATCGTTCTTCTCCTTTTTCCTGCCACCTTCATTAAAAAGATTCAGTTTTCTTAACCAGGCGGTACTTTTCTCTAATACAAAAATATCTAGAAAAAATAATGCCAAAGCTATTGCCAGAAACCATTGAAATTGAGATTCATAGTCAGCAAATTGCTTGGCTTCAAATTCTGTTTTTTCTATATTCTGAAGCTGACTTAAAACTTCATCTACTACATCTCCGGTCACATTGCCTTCGATATAGGCACCTTCAGTAGCATCTGCAATCTCCTGAAGGGTTTGAGGATTCAACTTTGTGATAACCGTTTCATTCTGGTTATCTTTCTTATAATTCTGAATAACCCCGTTACGTTTAATTGGAATTGGCCCACCTTTCTCGGTACCTACGCCAATAGTAAAGATACGAATCCCATCTTCCGCAGCTTGTTCCGCGATATCCTCTACATTGCCTTCATGATCCTCTCCATCACTAATGATGAACAAAACCCGATTGGTCTGCTGATCATCGTCGTAATAAGTGGTCGCCAGTTC contains:
- a CDS encoding ceramidase, with protein sequence MNLLLSFDSFPNDSGPIYQETMAGRLPVEPFNTFSNIFFLLIIIYFSLKVYSDYRNHRFLAWSLPVLFMGFVGGTVYHATRSHDFWMYLDWLPIIFLCLAVSVYYTIKLEITNRNRIWLIVLILILVFGVRMLPWDDSVQTSVGYVGTALGLLLPVITYFLTTRSANWVYILLAFLSFGFAISFRVLDGFVYVIPMGTHWLWHSFGALSVFFLMTFIYRDRLLVKSLSSEVATSE
- a CDS encoding BatD family protein, with amino-acid sequence MKTKLLILSFLMVTGGLLQAQVRFESKVSREKLGINERLRVDFEMNEDGDNFNAPSFSDFTVVGGPNQKISTSILNGKMAYSKTYSFYLQPKKRGTLTVGQAEIVIDDKVYKTSPIDVEVTAAVDKPTDGNNTELIAEDNLHLVAEVSKGNPYLNEAITVVYKLYVSPRISVSNWRELDNPQYNDFWSQSVDIKQLRVENGEYRGEPYRYVILRKTILYPQKTGELNIEPLTLSVAVDVPSERRDIFGSRIYKTVNKTVAADNKKINVKALPTNAPENFTGAVGKFDFSVSSSKNELNAGESLQAKVEVKGNGNLKLFDLPELTAPSSLEMYDPERRENVNTNLNGMQGSISNSYTIIPTRKGKYPIPALSFSYFDPKSETYITHTSDEMLISVDSGPLAGSNNTSNSGVNKQPVAFNDSQFRFIKLNTNLKPLDDSGFFGSAGFWTALILPLAAIPLFILFGRKRDKRAADVTGNRIRKADKLARKYLSEAKRNLGDQKEFYLALERSMHNYLKAKLGITTSEMSKDRIYQILSEKQVDEQTTTEFIALLSSCEFARYTPASSDAMQQDYEKAARVISTLDKQL
- a CDS encoding tetratricopeptide repeat protein — protein: MQHKTGFKITLSILLFHFGIVTVLAQKDQEKLQQQSNDYIVEAQEALSENKFANAEASYRKAIAKDPSNMKAKYNMGNLYHAKEKSLNAEQRLKEAAEIAESKDEKHQIFHNLGNSYMQQKNYQEAVNAYKNALRNNPTDDETRYNLALAKKKLEEEKQNPDQNDDQNQDKKDNKENEDQNQDQKDQNNDGEGGEDEKKDQKPKDEGENEKDKKEGDQNEDKEKQEGDEKKEDKGQGDEKQQQKPKPAQGQLSPQQIQSLLEAMNNEEKKVQDKINAQKAKGVKVKAEKDW
- a CDS encoding SulP family inorganic anion transporter, translating into MFKHLNKDFPASIVVFFVAIPLCLGIALASGAPLFSGLIAGIIGGIVVGAISGSSLGVSGPAAGLAAIVLAAITNIGYENLLLAVVIGGAIQIGFGLLKAGIIGYYFPNSVIKGMLTGIGIIIILKQIPHFFGYDDDPQGDWAFFQVDGENTFSEIFNMANGISPGATLIAIIAMIILVLWETVLSDKGKFFKLVQGPLVAVGTGIIFFLVTKGNETFGISQEHLVNVPVPDSFDSFIGQFTVPSFEMIGTLQIWITGFTIALVASLETLLCVEATDKLDPHKRTTPTNRELFAQGTGNMLSGMIGGLPITQVIVRSSANIQSGGQTKMAAILHGFLLLISVVVIPNILNYIPLSVLAAILFLVGYKLAKPALFKEMYLKGWKQFVPFIVTIVGIVFGDLLIGIGLGLAVGIVVILIKSYQNSYFLHIENETDENKTVKMTLAEEVTFINKGAIIKELNKLKENSYLIMDVRKSRYLDNDIIEILDDFRVKAAEKNIDIKIISERGTIENPDSYQEFFAQKKIS
- the pheS gene encoding phenylalanine--tRNA ligase subunit alpha; its protein translation is MIDKIKEHIAEVESFNAATNEEIETFRIKYLGKKGILNDYFAEFKNVPNEQKKEFGQVINQLKNSATQRVNSLKESLENSQEEKGVYGDLSRPGEPVEIGSRHPISIVKNQITEIFSNIGFNVSEGPEMEDDWHNFTALNLPEYHPARDMQDTFFIQTDPDILLRTHTSSVQVRYMEENKPPIRTISPGRVFRNEAISARSHCIFHQVEGLYIDKDVSFADMKQTILYFTEQLFGKSKIRLRPSYFPFTEPSAEVDVYWGLETETDYRITKGTGWLEIMGCGMVDPNVLRNCNIDPQEYSGFAFGMGIERIAMLLYQIEDIRMFYENDLRFLEQFKSAL
- a CDS encoding VWA domain-containing protein, which gives rise to MMLEEKIWFWLLLVIPLVILLYLLLVFWQRRTRRKFADSHLLKSLVPDRSRSKPFLKLLLLLLGIAALVVALVNPKIGSKMETVKREGVDIVFAIDVSKSMEAEDIAPSRIEKSKQLVSQILNNLGSDRVGIIAYAGGAFPQLPITTDYSSAKMFLQALNTDMISSQGTAISDAIELATTYYDDDQQTNRVLFIISDGEDHEGNVEDIAEQAAEDGIRIFTIGVGTEKGGPIPIKRNGVIQNYKKDNQNETVITKLNPQTLQEIADATEGAYIEGNVTGDVVDEVLSQLQNIEKTEFEAKQFADYESQFQWFLAIALALFFLDIFVLEKSTAWLRKLNLFNEGGRKKEKNDAA
- a CDS encoding CvpA family protein, which produces MNTVDIVLGIFLLYGLVRGFFRGFLTELASLLGLVAGIYGAIHFSYYAGEFLSQHVDWDIEIINLASLAITFLIIIFVVSLIGKMLTKVADFAALGIVNKLLGAIFGLMKSAFVASVIIMFFMTSNKTLEFVETETLEESVLYEPVAVIAPIILPSIIKQVKEKDLWDFEAEAE
- a CDS encoding carbonic anhydrase family protein, which gives rise to MIKDIINKDKQTKLSPDAVLKDLMEGNERFSSAKMHERDYASQVEQTKGGQWPQAVVLGCIDSRVPLETIFDQGVGDIFSARVAGNFENTDILGSLEYSCKVAGSKLVMVLGHEACGAVKAACDDVELGNITHLLSNIKPAVKATETSGERNSSNSDFVAGVVENNVKLTMDRIREKSPILKEMEDNGEIKIVGGVYSISNGKVSLL
- a CDS encoding tetratricopeptide repeat protein, with translation MRKVIVLIFLFVSALGFSQNQELFDKANAAYQNGEFEASISSYEKIIENGEASAEVYYNLGNAHYKLNNVAPSIYYFEKALQQQPKDEDIQNNIEFARNMAIDDIDEVEQTGLSASFGNMISKYTASGWAIFAIVFSVIFVVLFLLYYFSRSSLQKRLFLGFASLSVIACIISVIFAFQQEAYVENNQYAIIYQEVVEVRDEPNLRGEASYELHEGTKAKVLEDFQEWSKIELSNGAQGWVNSQNIRKL